The Bactrocera neohumeralis isolate Rockhampton unplaced genomic scaffold, APGP_CSIRO_Bneo_wtdbg2-racon-allhic-juicebox.fasta_v2 ctg4496, whole genome shotgun sequence region aattttttttcaaattatttttaacaaaaattacattaaagtttaaattaaaataaatatttcattattaattcaATTCCTGCTTTGCAATGCTTAAATATCTAATGCTTCTTAAAATCtagtatgtattaaaataattatttttaataatgtcagaaatacatataactttttattaaatatttaaagggtTCACTCCTCAGTTTTCCTCTTCCTATAAATTCTTTGTTTGTGCCTATGGTGGCTCATTTCAAAGGCTTTTCGAACTTGGTTTTCGAACATTGCCAATACATACGTTATGAATGaatctataaaaaaacataatgaaaattacaaattaaaacaaataattgtaagtaaaattaaataaaaaacagaatttacCGTATAAAATGTTGGAAACCAGCAGGAATTTGGAGAGAGGTTGCTTCCCACCCCTACCGTCCcagttacataaataaatagttcATCAGTGTACAGACTTCGCAACACATTATGTACACTATCTGAAGTACCTTTTATCCTCAAAACGAATTGtttctgtaaataaaaatagtatgtaAAAACTGaattgtttattgaaaaaagtttatatattacTTACCGTTGTAGCAGCAAATTCGTCGCATTTCAATTTTTCGTCCATTTCCAAAGCTGCAGCAAGCGTATTTAATGGTAGGGTGGAAGCAATTTCGGTTTGAACGTTGTCGATATCTTCACCAGTCATTCGGCATACCGATTGATGAATTTTGCGGATGAGGACCTTGCATTCACGAACCGTTTTTTGCTGCGCCATTTCTTCACTTTTATGAATAatctgaaaaagaaacaaagagACATgtagagaaaaataataatgtatgcatataaaaactgttcacttacattttcttttaaatgctTATCGATTTTAGTTTCCAAATCGCATACCCTCGTCGTCAAATCGTCAGGCTGTTTGGAAGTAGTggttaaaatgtcaataacCTCTGGAAAAAGGTTGgaaacataataaattaaacaaatttaaagaaataaattatatggaTGTTAGATTACCGTTTCCTTCCACAGGTCGTTTTGAAATGTTGACCTCTGTATTGTAGCAACCAGACGTGTTAAACTTTTTACGCTTTAAATGTAATTGgtctacaataacaaaaacgtaACAATatattgaaacgaaattttgtaagtttacatatatttacataccttTTGCGGGAGTTGAAGACGTTGTTGGACAATCCTCCAAGTCAATTTcgtcaaatatattttccatctaattgaaaaataaacattGGCAGTATCAAAgttcttttccaaaaatttaagaaaatgtaataaaatgagccgagaaaaatatatgtacataaatacttaaaaatcctaatttgaaaatttatgaaatgaaTGATGTAGAATGGGTATAAGGAGAAACTTTCCCTCATGTGGAATagagaaatatttgtaaactatgtcgtcttttttgattttaaataccTTTTTATCTAATTTCTTCGCTACTAAAATACCTAAACCCGATGACGATTCTAAAggttcttcaaaataattttcaacatcTAAAAAACAATGTGCAGATACCATAACGCAACCAGATTCGTCTGACATAGTTACTACTTTTATGGGCCCTaatttttcactaaaacaataagaatctttttcttttttaaattctatattaaataaattaatttttaaagttttgttgGGTTCAATGTTTGTATTAGTTCTTTCATCAAGTCTTAAATGCAATTGCTGAAGGATTTTATTCggtttatttataagtttttttaaatattgcatatggTTTTCAAACTTATAGGCTGAAAACTGATCTAGAGGACCGAATTGCTTAGTGCAGtcagttaaatgcagtaaaccaTGCACGTTATAACTAACTAAATGGTATCCGTATATATTCCCTAACAAATCAACGAATCCTTGTAATATTTGTTGGGCAACGTTAGCTTCAGTACTATATGATTTTTCACATGATAACAGCCTTTCCTGcgtgcaataataaaaaatggtagTAATGGTCACTACTAATACAATGTTTTAGGACAAATATGCctatatacaataaaaactgCCTAAACTCTGTCGCTTTCCAATTGCTGATGTCATCTAAACTTCTACATATCCTGCCAAACTCAGAAGGAACTAAATTAGagagaaaagttattttttcgttaattttgcttacatttatattcccttttttaattagtaattgAAGCAACTTTTTACATACACCAAGATCTACAAGATGCATCGGGTCTAATGGAAATTGGGAGACCATATTGAAATTAGCTAATTCTAAAATGCTTTCTCTAAATTTAAATGGATTAATATGATGTGATTTAtcaattctatttttaaaagacaAGTCAGTTCTTAATTGATTAactcgttttgaaaaacaaactcTTCTCTCTTTGTATTCTCCGATTTGATCGCATTTCGAACAGCTGTTTTTTCCAGTGTGCGATTGCACACCTGTGACAAAAGCTCGAGCGGGAGAATCACAGCAAAATAAACGAatgttaaatttctttttaacggAAGAAGAACCTACCTGATgaccgttttcttttaaataagcTACTTCTTCACAAAAGCCTTTTAAGAAATCGTTAATATTCCAGGGTTTTTCTGTTCCAGAAAAACATGCTGCTGTAAATGGCAATTCGTTTGGAAAATCAACGATGGACGCTAAAATTGGCCATAACACCTTAtaagaatttttgaataatctAAGACCATCTATTCCTATATCAAGTACAATGCTATCTTTTATTTCAAGGTGAGGAaatgaatttttctcaaaataattttgaattcctCTATATAAAAACGCGCCACTTGGAACGGTTTCAATATTAGCCTTTTTTCTACTTGTACCTAATAGACTTTTTGCTATTAAGGGCAAATCCACTAAACCTATTTTTCGCAAGGTTTGAAGCAAATCAGTCACTGTATTGTGGGACACTCTATTGCGTAAAGCCCAagcttttatttctttgcatttatcATTTTTCACTACAATATTCACATTGTCACTATCACTATCAACGGTATCTTGGCTGTCATAATCATTTAAAGATACATCTACGGAGCTCAATTCTTCCACATTTGAATCACTATCAGAATTCACATTAATActacatattttggcaaatttgGAGGCACTGAcattaaaagcctttttttctCGGCTCATGTAAgcactaaatgtatttttttttcatattaaaatttactccgtttactcaccttttcaaattatatatggaCCACTTTTATAATCACGTTTTTAatcacttttttcataaaatataaccaaatttaattagaatacaaatttttaacaatttaacaCGCGTGccgaatttctttttctttgaattcGAATTTTCGCAACGAATAAACGAATGTAAACAATAATGTTATCATGTTGTATACATGCATCGTTTTCCATAAACAGTGGCAAGTCCGAAATCAgtttgtcttcttttgttttgtttttatagaaaagaTGTTGTGTGAAGAGCTTGTAATATAAAACAACCAAAAGGCACAGCGGATAGACTCTTTACGCAATTAAATGATTTGTGAGGGTGTGttagtaataagtaaaaattgtgtaaatgtgtGGGAGTTTCGGTCAAGCAGGTTTTGCTGgggaacaaataatgtatacacaaaccaacatccaaatatgcgtacacatgtaaatatgtcacccacaaaaactacaaacattgctttacaaaaacaacaatcgtttcaaatagcatcatacatacttatatgcgtacacatgtaaatatgtgcgtatgacattcccacacaaataatgcgtactcaacatacatacttatatgcgttcacatgtagctatgtcacccgcaaaaattacaaatattgttgtacaaaaacaacaatggttaCAAATAgcgtcagcagcgtcacaagtcaatatggcagccaaatagtcgatgctcaaatttgtagaaaaacacctaacaacaatattttcattcatgaacgcaagcgcactttcaacaggcaaacttgcttcattcataaaaacaaacaccattacatctcTCCGAGCATGtatttgcctacaagcgtcttttcgcgacgatggcaaaagctaaaaatcataaatttaacaatttctgatatttgtatgagaaggaaaaagtgtcaacgccgcaaatataagtattcaaatatattagaataaaattgacaacatagtttatttgtcgattttcgagtcaagaaatgtatcaaaaataaatatagtttaaaaaaactaaaaaacacgcttttaaaacatatcaaactaaaaagtgaaaaataattcctgcattattgtgagaaaagcgtggaatgctcgatatatgaaaaatatgtcaccaagcatattctaggtttcagcaccacttaaaaaagttacaaacaaacatatatacatacatacctacaagtgaagctaataaaagcgtattaaaaatattcaatattcctcttatttatgtgtacagtgattcccggttaagtagtactccgtttaaatgaaaatcatccctcttaactgcctatatcttgctgcatctcacggtttgttttttgaaatacatagaaattattgttttaagtaccactcgcttaagtattcgcactcgcttatgtcccatattatatttttattttgaacaaaccacaaaaatttgtatctttgattgtggcacataaccgggattgactgtatttgtcaaggaatgtaaaaaatattgttacgcggcttgcaaaaatctgcgtcgatatgtatgcaagctcatacagaaacatacatacatacatatttacgctggtttgttggagaagctgttacagcggcaagggaagcagtggcaattggcgatcgttcgtttgtgttttctaccaacaacacaatgttgtgacgctttgtcgtcgcgtcaaagtgtaaacacaatggctacgacagactgcagcggcacgacagtgaactgaaaacgtcgttgttcatcttactacatgtac contains the following coding sequences:
- the LOC126767175 gene encoding uncharacterized protein LOC126767175, coding for MENIFDEIDLEDCPTTSSTPAKDQLHLKRKKFNTSGCYNTEVNISKRPVEGNEVIDILTTTSKQPDDLTTRVCDLETKIDKHLKENIIHKSEEMAQQKTVRECKVLIRKIHQSVCRMTGEDIDNVQTEIASTLPLNTLAAALEMDEKLKCDEFAATTKQFVLRIKGTSDSVHNVLRSLYTDELFIYVTGTVGVGSNLSPNSCWFPTFYTIHS